A single Bufo bufo chromosome 6, aBufBuf1.1, whole genome shotgun sequence DNA region contains:
- the LOC121005667 gene encoding uncharacterized protein LOC121005667 — protein sequence MVKSRRSREPLKHLADFFLAAEKDTRQTSRSSSCSSSPSASIEEREDRRNTKQLSKAEKTPGRDTTRTGFKNTKPARSIQRAKSFNITQQEILQEEKDAAFSDTSKTRSPAKQKPRMDNNQTPSYEVGASTSLSPHTMGVFAQIPTSNDIITVNLMKEMLMALKCSIKADIAQMCNAISTNLDELGERVNPIENKMVEYANAHNTLVDAHNSQEDDITAIKAKLADLEDSTRGNNVKFRGIPETVSPGEFSKYLQKIMQALLPEASPLDLTVDRAHRLPKPKTSQKTSRETSLPVFTSTISKKKSCLRRKTPISTRSIQARYSIHRPFTSNYTGKEKIPSNNLMPERK from the coding sequence ATGGTGaagagcaggagaagcagggagCCCCTGAAGCACCTCGCCGACTTCTTCCTGGCAGCGGAGAAGGACACGCGTCAGACCTCACGCTCCTCCAGCTGCAGCAGCTCCCCCTCGGCATCTATAGAGGAGAGAGAAGATAGGAGGAATACAAAACAACTATCAAAAGCTGAAAAGACTCCAGGCAGAGACACAACCAGAACTGGTTTTAAAAACACCAAACCTGCAAGATCGATACAGAGAGCAAAAAGCTTCAATATAACTCAGCAGGAGATACTGCAAGAAGAAAAAGATGCAGCTTTCTCAGATACCTCAAAAACTAGAAGTCCAGCCAAGCAAAAACCAAGGATGGACAACAATCAAACCCCTTCATATGAGGTAGGCGCGTCCACTTCTCTATCACCCCACACCATGGGAGTATTTGCCCAGATACCCACTtctaatgacatcatcacagtaAATTTGATGAAAGAAATGCTGATGGCTTTAAAGTGCTCCATCAAAGCTGACATAGCACAAATGTGCAACGCTATTTCCACAAACCTAGATGAGTTGGGAGAGAGAGtaaatcccattgaaaacaaaaTGGTGGAATACGCAAATGCACACAATACCCTAGTAGACGCACATAACTCCCAAGAAGACGACATCACAGCCATTAAAGCAAAACTAGCAGACCTAGAAGACAGCACTAGGGGAAACAATGTCAAATTTAGGGGGATCCCTGAGACAGTGTCCCCAGGAGAATTTTCTAAATATCTACAAAAAATTATGCAGGCCCTGCTACCAGAAGCTTCACCTCTCGACCTCACTGTGGATAGAGCACACAGACTTCCAAAACCCAAAACATCCCAGAAAACAAGCCGAGAGACGTCCTTGCCCGTATTCACTTCTACCATATCAAAGAAGAAATCATGTCTGCGGCGAAAAACTCCAATCTCTACCCGATCCATACAGGCACGTTATTCTATTCACCGACCTTTCACAAGCAACTATACTGGAAAGGAAAAAATTCCATCCAATAACCTCATGCCTGAGAGAAAATAA